Genomic window (Anaerobacillus sp. CMMVII):
AAAGGTGTAAATAGTATAAATTATTAAAGGGGGATAAAAGTATGACACAAGAAGTAACCAATACAAGTAACAAGGAGAACAGCTTTGAAGTAGAAAGTTTTCATCATATGGAGATTTATACAGGAAATGCGAAGCAATCTGCTTATTTTTTCTGTAATGCTTTTGGGTTTCAAATTAAGGCGTATCGAGGACTTGAAACAGGGTGTCGTGATCGAGTTTCCTACGTACTTGAACAGGGAGACATTCGCTTAGTCATTACAGGTTCATTGTCAGACCAAACGGATATTTCTTCTTTTGTGAAGTTGCATGGTGATGGTGGTAAGGATATTGCCTTAAAGGTTGCTAATGTTGATGAAGCCTACCACGGAGCCATTGCTCGTGGTGGTATAGCAATTCAACCACCGTGGACGGAAAGTGATGAATATGGCTCGGTAAAAAAAGCGATTATTGGAACATACGGAGACACAATTCATACCTTACTCGAAGTACAAGACTATCAAGGTGCTTTTTTGCCAGGGTTTCAAGCATACGAAGGCACGAACCATTCAACTACCACTGGTCTAATAGGAATTGACCATGTCGTAGGGAACGTTGAAAGTATGGAAGAATGGACAACGTACTATGAAAAGGTATTTGGTTTTACAGTTTTAAAACATTTTGACGATGATGACATTTCTACAGAATACTCAGCTCTTATGTCTAAAGTTATGATGAATGGAACTGGAAGAATTAAGTTTCCGATTAACGAACCAGCAGAAGGAAAACGAAAGTCACAAATTCAGGAATATTTAGATTTTTATAATGGCCCTGGTGTTCAACATATGGCCCTGTTAACAAATGACATAATCTCAACAATTAAAGCACTAAGAGAGAATGGAGTTGAATTTCTCCCTACACCTGAAACATATTATGAGGATTTAAGTGCGAGAGTAGGAGACATCGATGAGGATGTTAAAAAGCTAAAAGAGCTTAGTATATTAGTAGACAGAGACGATGAGGGATACCTCTTACAAATTTTTACGAAACCGATTGTCGACCGTCCTACCCTATTTAT
Coding sequences:
- the hppD gene encoding 4-hydroxyphenylpyruvate dioxygenase — encoded protein: MTQEVTNTSNKENSFEVESFHHMEIYTGNAKQSAYFFCNAFGFQIKAYRGLETGCRDRVSYVLEQGDIRLVITGSLSDQTDISSFVKLHGDGGKDIALKVANVDEAYHGAIARGGIAIQPPWTESDEYGSVKKAIIGTYGDTIHTLLEVQDYQGAFLPGFQAYEGTNHSTTTGLIGIDHVVGNVESMEEWTTYYEKVFGFTVLKHFDDDDISTEYSALMSKVMMNGTGRIKFPINEPAEGKRKSQIQEYLDFYNGPGVQHMALLTNDIISTIKALRENGVEFLPTPETYYEDLSARVGDIDEDVKKLKELSILVDRDDEGYLLQIFTKPIVDRPTLFIEIIQRKGARGFGEGNFKALFESIEREQERRGNI